The following coding sequences are from one Lolium rigidum isolate FL_2022 chromosome 6, APGP_CSIRO_Lrig_0.1, whole genome shotgun sequence window:
- the LOC124658978 gene encoding NADP-dependent malic enzyme, chloroplastic — protein sequence MLSARAATASHAASLWKRGGGDAGGGSGCTSCMEVRRRAAAVAVRAAPPKRVEAVAMEAAAETAQSDKEAAAPAAEDSPPEEELPVTPWAFSVASGYTLLRDPHHNKGLAFSEKERDAHYLRGLLPPAVVSQELQVKKIMHDLRQYKVPLQRYVAMMDLQERNERLFYKLLIDNVEELLPVVYTPTVGEACQKYGSIFRRPQGLYVSLRDKGKVLDVLRNWPERNIQVIVVTDGERILGLGDLGCQGMGIPVGKLSLYTALGGVRPSACLPITIDVGTNNEKLLNDEFYIGIRQRRATGEEYHELMEEFMDAVKHIYGEKVLIQFEDFANHNAFDLLAKYSKSHLVFNDDIQGTASVVLAGLLSSLKVVGGTLAEHTYLFLGAGEAGTGIAELIALEISKQTNAPIEECRKKIWLVDSKGLIVNSRKDSLQPFKKSWAHEHEPLTTLLDAVESIKPTVLIGTSGVGRTFTKEVIEAMASFNERPIIFSLSNPTSHSECTAEEAYNWTQGRAVFASGSPFDPVEYNGKTYVPGQSNNAYIFPGFGLGVVISGATRVHEDMLLAASETLAEQATQENFDKGSIFPPFTNIRKISAQIAASVAAKAYELGLATRLPRPRDLEKYAESCMYTPIYRSYR from the exons ATGCTCTCCGCGCGCGCCGCCACCGCGTCCCACGCCGCCTCCCTG TGGAAGCGCGGAGGCGGCGAtgcgggcggcggcagcgggtgcacGAGCTGTATGGAGGTGCGGAGGAGGGCCGCGGCGGTGGCGGTCCGCGCGGCGCCGCCGAAGCGGGTCGAGGCGGTGGCCATGGAGGCGGCCGCCGAGACCGCGCAGTCCgacaaggaggcggcggcgccggccgccGAGGACAGCCCCCCGGAGGAGGAGCTGCCCGTCACGCCCTGGGCCTTCTCTGTCGCGAG TGGTTACACCCTTCTGAGAGATCCTCATCACAACAAGGGACTTGCATTTTCCGAGAAGGAGCGGGATGCGCACTACTTGCGTGGCCTTCTTCCTCCAGCAGTTGTTTCCCAGGAGCTCCAA GTAAAGAAGATCATGCACGACCTTCGCCAGTACAAGGTCCCTTTGCAGCGCTATGTGGCCATGATGGACCTTCAG GAGAGGAATGAGCGGCTTTTCTACAAGCTTTTAATTGATAACGTGGAGGAGCTGCTCCCTGTGGTTTATACACCAACTGTAGGTGAGGCCTGCCAGAAGTATGGGAGCATATTTAGGCGCCCACAGGGTCTGTATGTCAGCTTGAGAGACAA GGGGAAGGTCCTTGATGTGCTAAGGAACTGGCCTGAGAGGAACATTCAAGTTATCGTTGTTACTGATGGTGAGCGCATTTTGGGGCTTGGAGATTTGGGTTGTCAG GGCATGGGAATTCCTGTTGGCAAACTTTCTCTGTACACTGCCCTTGGAGGAGTTCGCCCGTCAGCA TGCTTGCCTATTACAATTGATGTTGGTACTAACAATGAGAAATTGCTTAACGACGAGTTCTACATCGGGATTCGGCAAAGACGTGCCACCGGGGAG GAGTATCATGAGCTCATGGAAGAGTTCATGGATGCTGTTAAGCACATATACGGTGAAAAGGTTCTCATCCAG TTTGAAGACTTCGCCAATCACAATGCGTTTGATTTGCTTGCAAAATATAGCAAGAGTCATCTTGTTTTCAATGATGATATCCAG GGAACAGCATCTGTGGTCCTTGCAGGCCTGCTATCTTCCCTGAAGGTCGTCGGTGGAACCCTAGCAGAGCACACATATTTGTTCCTTGGTGCTGGTGAG GCTGGAACCGGTATTGCAGAACTCATTGCTCTTGAGATTTCAAAACAG ACAAATGCTCCAATAGAAGAGTGCCGCAAAAAGATTTGGCTGGTGGATTCAAAG GGTTTGATCGTCAACTCCAGAAAAGACTCCCTTCAGCCATTCAAAAAATCTTGGGCACACGAGCATGAACCTTTGACAACCTTGTTAGATGCAGTTGAG TCCATCAAACCTACAGTGCTGATTGGAACTTCTGGAGTTGGCAGGACTTTCACGAAAGAAGTTATTGAGGCCATGGCTTCTTTCAACGAG AGACCTATCATTTTCTCATTGTCAAATCCAACATCGCACTCTGAATGTACTGCTGAAGAAGCATATAACTGGACCCAG GGTCGTGCAGTGTTTGCCAGCGGTAGTCCGTTTGATCCTGTGGAGTACAATGGAAAGACTTATGTGCCTGGCCAG TCAAACAATGCTTACATTTTCCCTGGATTTGGCCTTGGTGTTGTCATCTCTGGAGCAACCCGTGTACATGAGGACATGCTTCTTGCTGCAT CGGAAACACTAGCTGAACAGGCCACCCAGGAGAACTTTGACAAAGGATCAATCTTCCCACCCTTCACGAACATCAGAAAGATATCTGCCCAAATCGCTGCTAGCGTGGCTGCAAAGGCCTATGAGCTCG GCTTGGCGACTCGCCTGCCACGCCCTAGAGATCTGGAGAAATATGCTGAGAGTTGCATGTACACTCCCATCTACCGCAGCTACCGGTAG
- the LOC124664888 gene encoding monosaccharide-sensing protein 2-like, with protein sequence MLPDFAPIDGAVLFGLVASIGNLLQGWDNASIAGSMLYIKEEFNLQSMPMVEGAIMAMALFGATMITTISGALADAFGRRMMLLVSAVLSFITAMMVIFWSQQVYMLLLTRLVMGFSIGLAVTLVPIYISEIAPSEIRGKLNTFPQLSGSLGMLLSYCMVFWMSLMPKSPSWLVRQGRVDEAKKVLQRLRRRQDVSGEIASLIEGTQIDQAPCLQEYKIRPKESVNDTMVLNSEDSELYVLQEDLPRVAYMIKETTDENIVSSFTSHGASFFDPLVSLIGSVHESSLEGCNMFGEVEQQCATMWDEENQKGPTEDEPEHERDDMGENINDPLIDGSIGRERSELVTSHRRRGLLPSRKSGYIGGGWQLAWKSSDVFSNGQVQDCMDRVYLHEGVPNPEKKSSLDNSTDCKFTQATALVNKSVFHKDQFGSQNIDLHSSEKNLKGTKWGNLLEPGVKRALIAGVGIQLLQQFAGINGILYYTPQILDQAGVGVLISSIGLSSTSASILMSALTTLLMLPFIGIAMWLIDRAGRRKLLLVTIPILVLALLVLIVVNIVDLSVGLHAALSTTSVIVYFCIFVMGFGPIPNIFCSEIFPARVRAICSAICSLTFWISDIIVTYTLPLMMSSLGFTGVFGLYAVVCILAMLFVYMRVPETRGMPLEVIAEFYALGPYWHADQKQKGDTKDKESEETFEAVR encoded by the exons ATGCTACCTGACTTTGCCCCCATCGATGGGGCGGTGCTCTTTGGATTGGTGGCGTCCATCGGCAACTTACTCCAGGGGTGGGACAATGCGAGTATCGCAG GTTCTATGCTCTACATAAAGGAGGAGTTCAACTTGCAGAGCATGCCAATGGTTGAGGGAGCTATCATGGCCATGGCACTTTTTGGTGCGACAATGATCACAACAATCTCAGGGGCGTTGGCTGATGCATTTGGTAGGCGGATGATGCTACTTGTCTCTGCAGTATTATCATTTATTACTGCGATGATGGTAATATTTTGGTCTCAACAAGTTTACATGTTACTACTCACGAGGCTTGTTATGGGATTCAGTATTGGTTTGGCTGTCACACTTGTCCCAATATATATCTCAGAGATTGCCCCTTCAGAGATAAGAGGAAAACTAAATACATTCCCTCAGTTAAGTGGTTCTTTAGGGATGTTATTATCCTATTGTATGGTGTTTTGGATGTCCCTAATGCCTAAG TCTCCAAGTTGGCTTGTGAGGCAAGGAAGGGTCGATGAAGCAAAGAAAGTTTTACAAAGACTACGAAGAAGGCAAGATGTCTCAG GTGAAATTGCGAGTCTTATTGAAGGCACACAAATTGATCAGGCTCCGTGTTTACAAGAGTACAAAATTAGGCCTAAGGAAAGTGTAAATGATACAATGGTTTTAAATAGTGAAGACTCTGAACTGTATGTCCTTCAAGAAGATTTACCTCGTGTTGCCTATATGATTAAGGAAACCACAGATGAAAATATTGTTAGTTCTTTCACTAGTCATGGAGCATCCTTTTTTGATCCACTTGTTAGCCTTATTGGGAGTGTACATGAGAGTTCCCTTGAG GGATGCAATATGTTTGGTGAAGTAGAACAACAATGTGCAACTATGTGGGATGAAGAGAATCAAAAAGGACCCACAGAGGATGAACCAGAACATGAAAGAGATGATATGGGGGAGAATATCAATGATCCACTGATTGATGGTTCAATAGGCAGAGAAAGAAGTGAATTGGTTACATCGCACAGAAGAAGAGGTTTGCTTCCTTCTCGGAAAAGTGGCTATATTGGTGGAGGTTGGCAACTAGCATGGAAATCTTCTGATGTGTTCTCAAATGGACAAGTACAAGATTGTATGGACCGAGTATACTTGCATGAAGGTGTGCCAAACCCTGAAAAGAAATCCAGTTTGGATAATTCAACAGATTGCAAATTCACACAAGCTACTGCTTTGGTTAATAAGTCCGTTTTTCACAAAGATCAGTTTGGAAGTCAGAACATTGATCTTCACTCGTCGGAGAAAAACTTGAAAGGCACAAAATGGGGTAATCTATTAGAACCTGGAGTAAAGCGTGCATTGATAGCGGGTGTTGGAATACAGTTACTTCAGCAG TTTGCTGGAATCAACGGCATTCTCTATTATACTCCACAGATACTTGACCAAGCTGGTGTTGGGGTTCTTATTTCCAGTATTGGTCTCAGTTCAACTTCTGCGTCTATTCTTATGAGTGCCCTTACGACATTATTGATGCTTCCCTTTATTGGTATTGCAATGTGGCTCATTGATCGAGCGGGAAGAAG GAAGCTGCTTCTTGTCACCATACCGATCTTGGTACTAGCGCTACTTGTTTTGATTGTTGTCAACATTGTGGACTTGAGTGTTGGATTACATGCTGCCCTTTCAACAACAAGTGTCATCGTATACTTTTGCATATTTGTGATGGGATTTGGTCCAATACCCAACATTTTTTGTTCGGAAATCTTCCCCGCCAGAGTCCGAGCCATTTGCTCTGCTATATGCAGCCTCACATTTTGGATAAGTGATATCATTGTTACATACAcccttcctctaatgatgagctCTCTCGGCTTTACTGGTGTTTTCGGGTTATATGCGGTGGTTTGCATTTTGGCCATGTTATTTGTGTATATGAGAGTGCCAGAAACAAGAGGCATGCCGCTTGAAGTCATTGCAGAGTTCTACGCGCTTGGGCCATATTGGCACGCGGATCAAAAACAGAAGGGGGATACGAAGGACAAGGAATCTGAAGAAACATTTGAAGCAGTAAGATAG